DNA from Palaemon carinicauda isolate YSFRI2023 chromosome 23, ASM3689809v2, whole genome shotgun sequence:
CAATCACGAATTTATCCTTTTATCCACAGGAGAATCCATCAAAACATCCTATAATTATTCTTAAGGATGTCCCATTCAGTCACCTTCAAGCAATTCTTGAATATATGTATGCAGGAGAGGTCAACGTAGCTCAGGCAGATCTACCCAACTTCCTCAAGACAGCTGAAAGACTCAAAGTTAAAGGCCTGGCAGAAGTGAATCAGAACGAGAGGCAAGATCGCTGAGAAACCGCCCAGGTATGTCGCCCGAAGGATGGGAATATCCCGTTTTTTTACGATTGATTGTGGtgttaaccccttttacccccaatgctatttggaacttaccaacccttaacccccaggcatatatatttcaagcacattttgcaatatattctttttaaattgctctaacagccttaattttcgtcattgagaggtcaggttggtctcgttattttggaaaatgtctgaagtttcttataaagttatcaaaaatatgcaaaaaaatgtaaaaaactgttttttgcaaggacgtaccagtacgtccataggggtaaagggatgagttttgtgaaacgtaccagtacgtccattgggggtaaaagggttaacagttacGTAGATTATAACTTAATTATTCAGAGATACAGAAGGTCATCAGCTTATAAACCCAATAGgtaccaagaagctgtttgtaaggccaattttttaaaattttgtcaTATGGTAGCCCTAACCtaaattccatgcctatgatttccagcgaCAAAAGTCAGCAAATAGTCAGGCTTCATTTGAAATAGATAagaggttattacaaatgtcgttttgcttactgtattaacccttttacccccaggctatttggaactttccaacccttaacccccagggggttattttttttttcaagcacatttagcagtatatttttttttaaattgctctaacagccttaattttcatcatagagaggtcaggttggtctcattctcttggaaaatgcctgaagtttctcaaaaaattatcaaaaatatacaaaaaatgtaaatagcagttttttgcaaggacgtaccgttacatccatgggggtaaagggatgagttttgtgaaacgtaatgtcaggatgcctgaaaactttaaatcattcattcattcattgtgaaacgtaccagtacgtcctcagGGGGTAAAatggattttttgtttttacagtatgtctttatcttatttttgttaCTTTCAGTTGGATTTCTGTTTGTATCTAAAtggttgtaagttgaggacctgctgtatgttgaacaggctgacttaactttttatagtatatatatgaaatatcttttaatgttaatgtttttaaaatatgtttatttgattatttcctttcctcatggctaattttccctgttggagtccttgagcttatagtatcttgcttttccaactagggttgtagctttgctagtaataataataatagtcgtaacTCATATAGGATACATAagtctttatagtatatatatgaaatatcttttaatgtttttaaaatgtttatttcattatttcctttcctcacggctatttttctctgttggagtccttgagcttatagtatcttgcttttccaactagggagctttgctagtaataataataatagtcgtaacTCATATATGATAAGAATTGTATTTTATGTTCCAAGTATTAATTGTACCCCAAATCCTCTCTAAAAACAGGTCATAGGAGGCTTGGGAAAACGGGTTTTCAGAGAAGCCAAAAAGCCTTCAGTGGTGTCTTCTCTCCCACCCTCTGTTTATGCACTTCCCTCCAAGCTCCTCAAGTCATCGCAGTTGTCCGACTTCTTGTGTTTCCCCAGCAGCCAGCCTCCATGGCCGTTTACCTGAAGATTATAACTCCTGTCAGTTCCTTTAATTGAGGTTTTTCATTTTGTTCCCGACATGATCTGTGATTATGAACTTCCCTGTGTAATGTGAAGTACTGTGTCTCGATTGTGAGCAGTTGAGGAAAAGGGATATTAATAAATTTTAGGGTTGGTTCACATTGACAGATCTATGTTATAGTGGAAGTGCTAGTTAAGATAATCATGATCTTGACaagtaaattacttttttttttagcacCATTGCTAGATTTTTTGGGGAGAGGaatgggtgggtgggtgggagggAATGTCCATGTGTTTAGTTTAAACAGTTGTATTAAATATTACGATTTCATAATTTTCcagaatttatttccttttttttttttttcatctttggacTCCATGTGCTTTTCTCTCGGCACTTAAAGGATGTGCGCTACTATCCACCTGAAATTGACTTGTAAATATtgaaagtaaatagataaactcgGATAAATATTGATCATGAGCCTGTAGTGTGGACGCGTTAACTCAATAAAGGACAAATTCTCCGTGAGGGTTAAAGAAAAGTTGGCCTAGTCTgactcagtggaaaaaaaaaagagattagtaTGTAGTGGTTTAATGGATTCCTTTTTAACTTGAGACTGGTCATTGGGCCAACGATATTGATATACTCCATGTGTTTGCAATGGTTGAATGGAAAATACACCCTTTTTATGAGCTCAAATTAGCCAAAGATCAGTGCAGTTAGTTCTCTTCTTTTTTTGAAACGTAGCGTTAGTAGTACTGGTGAGTAAATTTCATCTTAAATCTATAAATCTTATCTTATCTATCTCTATGTCTGTCCTCATGTATGTACGCATTGAGTTCTGGGTCGGATGCTTTGAGAGAGgctatatgctgtgtgtatatttTGCGTCTGTGA
Protein-coding regions in this window:
- the LOC137617302 gene encoding longitudinals lacking protein-like, which encodes MADDQQFCLRWNEFQSNMVSSFKHLREEKSFTDVTLACDGQTCKAHKMVLSACSPYFKALLEENPSKHPIIILKDVPFSHLQAILEYMYAGEVNVAQADLPNFLKTAERLKVKGLAEVNQNERQDR